From the genome of Methylomonas sp. UP202, one region includes:
- a CDS encoding transposase, which yields MNPLAELDQLNLEPAAKTQVVAMLQALVEQAAQDAQTIAKKDASIQAKDIKIAALTHELAYYKRIRFSTKSEALAPLQRDVFEETWNTDMSAIEAEVEQLQDNQPCDTVVRPKRPRAGRQPLPDHLPRIEHRKRSAVPHRQTLQVMI from the coding sequence ATGAATCCCTTGGCCGAACTCGATCAATTAAACCTGGAGCCCGCTGCCAAAACCCAAGTGGTGGCGATGCTTCAGGCATTGGTCGAGCAAGCCGCACAGGATGCGCAAACCATTGCAAAGAAAGACGCCAGTATTCAGGCGAAAGACATTAAAATCGCCGCACTCACACACGAACTGGCCTACTACAAGCGCATCCGCTTCAGTACCAAAAGCGAAGCCCTAGCGCCGCTGCAGCGTGATGTGTTCGAGGAAACTTGGAACACCGACATGTCGGCGATTGAAGCCGAAGTCGAGCAACTTCAGGACAACCAACCGTGTGACACCGTCGTTCGCCCGAAACGCCCCCGTGCCGGACGCCAACCGTTACCAGACCATCTGCCACGCATCGAACACCGTAAGCGCTCAGCCGTTCCACATCGCCAGACGTTGCAGGTTATGATTTAA
- a CDS encoding BrnA antitoxin family protein, translating into MVNRINPASLDEDNPEWTEQDFARARPSSEVLPELFGAEMAAEMLKPKGGRPRKANPKVFTAIRLDADIVEAFKATGSGWQTRINDALKTWLKEHPENRTG; encoded by the coding sequence ATGGTCAATCGAATTAACCCCGCTTCGCTCGACGAGGATAACCCGGAGTGGACAGAACAAGACTTTGCCCGCGCTCGCCCGTCATCAGAGGTGCTACCGGAACTTTTTGGTGCGGAAATGGCAGCTGAAATGCTAAAACCCAAAGGCGGCAGGCCGCGCAAGGCTAATCCCAAAGTGTTTACCGCCATTCGTTTGGATGCCGATATTGTCGAGGCTTTCAAGGCAACCGGAAGCGGCTGGCAAACCCGCATCAATGACGCCCTGAAAACGTGGTTGAAAGAACACCCGGAAAATAGAACGGGCTGA
- a CDS encoding IS66 family transposase, with the protein MDQAAQDAQVIQAKDATIHAKDLKIGALTHELAYYKRIRFSRKNESLAPLQRDVFEETWNSDISAIDEEVEQLRDDQPCDTVARPKRPRAGRQPLPEHLPRIEHRHEPESCSCGHCGKDLVKVGEDISEQLDVEPAKFFVHRHIRPQYACRACETITAAPIPPAVIDGGMAAVGLLTWVLIGKYLDHLPLYRLEQIAARDGVILSRSTLADWVGRLGVALAPLADRLAWHLLQRDSLHADETPVPQLDPGNGKTKKAYLWAYRSNDLQPGPKLIVFDYQAGRGGRYAQQFLGEWRGHLMVDDYAGYKALFATTRAHPASQHPLEPCIELACLAHARRKFFDLFQASQSPIAQAALNRIAKLYAIETEGREMTADQRKQLRAEKSLPLLTDLQAWLQQTRLRTAPNTATAKAIDYSLKRWVALSRYADTGDLPIDNNPVENCIRPIALGKKNWLFAGSERAGQRAAVIQTLLGTAKLNGLEPAAWLKDTLEKLPIWPNSRIDELLPFGDLD; encoded by the coding sequence ATGGATCAGGCAGCCCAGGATGCCCAAGTCATCCAAGCCAAAGACGCCACGATTCACGCCAAAGACCTCAAAATCGGCGCGCTGACCCATGAGCTGGCGTATTACAAACGCATCCGCTTCAGTCGCAAGAACGAAAGTCTGGCCCCGTTGCAGCGGGATGTGTTCGAGGAAACCTGGAATTCCGATATCTCAGCGATTGATGAGGAAGTCGAACAACTCCGGGATGATCAGCCCTGCGATACCGTGGCCCGTCCCAAACGCCCACGCGCTGGTCGCCAACCGTTGCCTGAGCATCTGCCGCGCATTGAGCATCGCCATGAGCCTGAGTCCTGCTCCTGTGGCCACTGCGGTAAAGACCTGGTCAAAGTCGGCGAAGACATCAGCGAGCAACTGGACGTCGAACCGGCCAAGTTCTTTGTGCATCGACACATTCGTCCGCAATACGCCTGTCGGGCCTGCGAAACCATCACCGCAGCACCGATTCCACCGGCGGTGATCGATGGCGGTATGGCTGCCGTCGGTTTGCTCACCTGGGTGCTGATCGGTAAATACCTCGATCATTTGCCGCTGTACCGGTTGGAACAAATCGCCGCCCGTGACGGGGTGATCCTGTCCCGCTCCACACTCGCCGACTGGGTCGGACGACTCGGTGTCGCTTTAGCGCCCTTAGCCGACCGCTTGGCTTGGCATTTGTTGCAAAGGGATAGCTTACATGCCGACGAGACGCCGGTGCCGCAACTGGATCCTGGCAATGGCAAAACCAAGAAAGCCTATCTGTGGGCCTATCGCAGCAATGATCTGCAACCGGGACCGAAGCTTATCGTCTTCGATTATCAAGCCGGTCGCGGCGGCCGCTACGCGCAGCAGTTTCTGGGCGAATGGCGCGGCCACCTGATGGTGGATGACTATGCAGGCTATAAAGCCCTGTTTGCTACGACCCGTGCCCATCCCGCATCGCAACACCCACTAGAGCCGTGTATCGAACTGGCCTGCCTAGCGCATGCGCGGCGCAAATTCTTCGACCTGTTCCAGGCCAGTCAGAGCCCTATCGCACAAGCAGCACTGAATCGCATCGCCAAACTGTACGCCATTGAAACCGAGGGCCGCGAGATGACAGCTGACCAGCGCAAACAGCTACGCGCCGAAAAAAGCCTGCCGCTACTGACAGACTTGCAGGCTTGGTTACAGCAAACCCGTTTGCGCACCGCGCCCAATACCGCCACCGCCAAAGCCATCGACTACAGCCTGAAACGCTGGGTTGCCTTAAGCCGTTACGCCGACACCGGCGATCTGCCTATCGACAATAATCCGGTGGAAAACTGCATTCGCCCCATTGCCTTGGGCAAGAAGAACTGGTTGTTTGCCGGATCGGAACGCGCCGGTCAACGAGCCGCCGTTATTCAAACCCTGCTAGGCACCGCCAAACTCAATGGCCTCGAGCCGGCCGCCTGGCTAAAAGACACCCTGGAAAAACTCCCCATCTGGCCCAACAGCCGCATCGACGAACTGCTGCCGTTCGGTGATCTGGATTAA
- a CDS encoding IS66 family insertion sequence element accessory protein TnpB translates to MAVTSKWRQHIEEWQGSGLSQVEYCVQEGINVRTFTARLCDYRKRPAVEPVALVPVQIEQPEPASVATPAAAAMVLTDVDGYRLEISSSVSAGWVAELLRCLA, encoded by the coding sequence ATGGCCGTTACATCGAAATGGCGTCAGCATATTGAAGAATGGCAAGGCAGTGGTTTGTCGCAGGTTGAGTATTGCGTGCAGGAAGGCATCAATGTACGGACATTTACTGCCAGACTGTGCGACTATCGCAAACGGCCTGCGGTAGAGCCGGTCGCTTTGGTGCCGGTGCAGATTGAACAGCCTGAGCCTGCTTCTGTGGCGACACCCGCAGCTGCGGCTATGGTCTTGACCGATGTCGACGGTTATAGGCTGGAGATTTCGTCTTCAGTATCGGCGGGCTGGGTAGCCGAGTTGTTACGATGTCTGGCTTGA
- a CDS encoding mechanosensitive ion channel domain-containing protein, with protein MAMDSSALLSQPFLFFETPIFTLGTQSVNVIWLAKFTLCLGLMLLVVRWIRHILNTRLLVGLVVNEGDRKLIANLAGFTLLAVGIVAIMQVMGINFETLALIFGGLGVAVGFGLQDITKNIASGITLMSERKLKVGDLIYFAGGEGRIRDIFLRSTVITSFQGSELIIPNVQLTNNIVEKWGYQAKRGRVEISVVVEQHSNLVLVTELLLKAAGQEPNVLSDPAPKALLQGFGDIGLNFELWVWTDHIDQRSLIRSALNFRIEYLFRLHAIKIPYHPTDNRSLYQATDAAANPINGSLEAASMPSIHNALIELPYFQYFDELEIRELIEKGSPRYFNPGDILVKQDEYFPFFCVMLKGEVDAIFENEKVSQRLFSLQHRDFFGELPLLLNIPYPTSMRAVGEVVLFTIPEDCFADLLSRYPQIKAAVSEEMLKRQEYIRLCQSSLKKMGLLPEEFDNNPVTWLKSRLMKLWGN; from the coding sequence ATGGCTATGGATTCATCCGCCTTGCTATCCCAACCTTTCCTGTTCTTTGAAACGCCAATATTTACGCTGGGTACGCAATCGGTCAATGTCATTTGGTTGGCTAAATTCACGTTGTGTTTAGGGTTGATGCTGTTGGTCGTCCGCTGGATACGCCATATCCTGAATACGCGCTTGTTGGTCGGCCTGGTTGTCAACGAAGGCGATCGCAAACTGATCGCCAATCTCGCCGGCTTTACGCTGTTGGCGGTTGGTATCGTAGCGATCATGCAAGTCATGGGCATCAACTTCGAGACACTGGCGCTCATTTTCGGCGGCCTGGGAGTCGCGGTCGGTTTTGGCTTGCAAGACATCACCAAGAACATTGCCAGCGGCATTACCCTGATGAGCGAACGTAAACTAAAAGTGGGCGATCTTATTTATTTTGCCGGCGGCGAAGGACGCATCCGGGATATTTTTTTGCGCTCGACCGTGATTACGTCGTTCCAAGGGTCGGAACTGATCATTCCCAATGTTCAGCTCACCAACAATATCGTGGAAAAATGGGGGTATCAAGCCAAGCGTGGGCGGGTTGAAATTTCGGTTGTCGTCGAACAGCACAGCAATCTGGTATTGGTGACCGAGTTGTTATTGAAAGCCGCCGGCCAGGAACCCAACGTATTAAGCGATCCGGCACCCAAAGCCTTGCTTCAGGGGTTTGGCGATATCGGGTTGAATTTCGAACTTTGGGTTTGGACCGATCATATCGATCAACGTAGCCTGATCAGAAGCGCGTTAAACTTTCGGATTGAATACTTATTTCGTCTGCATGCTATTAAAATTCCCTATCATCCGACGGATAACCGGAGTCTTTACCAAGCCACCGATGCGGCTGCCAACCCGATCAACGGTTCGCTGGAAGCGGCAAGCATGCCGTCCATACATAATGCGCTCATTGAGCTGCCTTATTTTCAGTATTTCGATGAACTTGAAATACGCGAACTGATAGAAAAGGGATCGCCGCGTTATTTTAATCCTGGCGATATTTTGGTTAAACAGGACGAATACTTTCCATTTTTCTGCGTCATGCTCAAAGGCGAGGTCGATGCGATATTCGAGAACGAGAAAGTCAGTCAGCGTTTGTTTAGCCTGCAACATCGCGATTTTTTCGGCGAGCTACCCTTGCTTTTGAATATTCCCTATCCGACATCGATGCGCGCCGTCGGCGAAGTGGTTTTGTTTACAATACCTGAGGATTGCTTTGCGGACCTGTTAAGCCGTTATCCGCAAATCAAGGCCGCGGTTAGCGAAGAAATGCTGAAGCGGCAGGAATACATTCGACTCTGTCAATCGTCGTTGAAAAAAATGGGTTTGCTCCCTGAAGAATTCGACAATAATCCGGTCACATGGCTAAAAAGCCGGCTTATGAAGTTGTGGGGGAATTGA
- a CDS encoding abscisic acid-deficient protein Aba4 family protein has product MPESAFSIVSIAAMAAWLGLAVAAPLRAGRTRENILFISGRVAPLLLCMAYVAFLARYWGSTPGGGFQSLEAVQILFAAPGKMLGAWTHFLAFDLLVGRWLVDDASSEGNSRLPLVIALPTTFLFGPLGLLLYLASRALLSAKRARAQ; this is encoded by the coding sequence TTGCCCGAAAGCGCCTTCTCCATCGTAAGCATTGCCGCCATGGCGGCCTGGTTGGGCCTTGCGGTCGCGGCTCCACTACGGGCCGGCCGAACTCGCGAGAACATCTTGTTCATCAGCGGTCGAGTAGCACCACTCTTGCTCTGCATGGCTTATGTCGCGTTTCTCGCTCGGTACTGGGGCTCAACGCCCGGCGGAGGATTTCAGTCGCTTGAGGCCGTGCAGATTCTGTTCGCCGCCCCTGGCAAGATGCTCGGCGCTTGGACGCACTTTCTCGCCTTCGACCTTCTCGTCGGCAGGTGGTTGGTCGACGACGCCTCGTCCGAAGGCAATTCCCGCCTTCCGCTTGTTATCGCCCTACCCACCACGTTCCTGTTTGGCCCGCTCGGACTATTGCTTTACCTGGCAAGTCGAGCGCTACTCAGCGCAAAGCGGGCGCGGGCGCAGTGA
- the tnpB gene encoding IS66 family insertion sequence element accessory protein TnpB (TnpB, as the term is used for proteins encoded by IS66 family insertion elements, is considered an accessory protein, since TnpC, encoded by a neighboring gene, is a DDE family transposase.), producing the protein MSGLIDYPAQIWLAVAPVDMRRGLDGLSAIVQQSLGHAPCAGSAFIFRNRAGNRLRLLVWDGNGVWLCQRRLHQGSFVWPRVGDAVFALTQAQWHWLIAGVDWQRLSAQPQADWQV; encoded by the coding sequence ATGTCTGGCTTGATCGATTATCCCGCGCAGATTTGGTTGGCGGTGGCGCCGGTGGACATGCGGCGTGGTTTGGATGGCTTGTCAGCGATTGTTCAACAGAGTCTGGGGCATGCCCCGTGTGCCGGATCGGCGTTTATCTTTCGTAATCGTGCGGGCAACCGGCTACGGTTGTTGGTGTGGGATGGCAATGGGGTTTGGCTGTGTCAGCGCCGTTTGCACCAAGGCAGTTTTGTCTGGCCCAGGGTGGGCGATGCGGTGTTTGCGCTGACGCAGGCGCAATGGCACTGGTTAATTGCTGGAGTCGATTGGCAACGCTTATCCGCCCAGCCCCAAGCCGACTGGCAGGTGTGA
- the tnpB gene encoding IS66 family insertion sequence element accessory protein TnpB (TnpB, as the term is used for proteins encoded by IS66 family insertion elements, is considered an accessory protein, since TnpC, encoded by a neighboring gene, is a DDE family transposase.), producing the protein MSGLIETPAQIWVAVVPVDMRRGLDGLSAIVQQSLGHSPCAGSAFIFRNRAGNRLRLLLWDGNGVWLCQRRLHQGSFVWPKAGDAVFSINQAQWQWLVAGVDWQRLPATAKAEWQV; encoded by the coding sequence ATGTCTGGCTTGATCGAAACGCCTGCGCAGATTTGGGTGGCCGTGGTACCGGTCGATATGCGGCGTGGCCTGGATGGTTTGTCGGCGATTGTGCAGCAGAGCCTGGGACATTCGCCTTGTGCCGGATCGGCCTTTATTTTCCGTAACCGAGCCGGCAATCGCTTGCGCTTATTGCTGTGGGATGGCAACGGCGTGTGGTTGTGTCAGCGCCGATTGCATCAGGGAAGTTTCGTCTGGCCCAAAGCCGGCGATGCGGTCTTTTCGATCAATCAGGCGCAATGGCAATGGTTGGTAGCGGGTGTCGATTGGCAGCGTTTACCAGCGACCGCCAAAGCCGAATGGCAGGTGTGA
- a CDS encoding BrnT family toxin yields the protein MPFTMVENFDWQHALIMEDTRQDYGERRFRAFGRIEDRLFAVVFTTRDDALHIMQF from the coding sequence TTGCCTTTCACTATGGTCGAAAACTTCGATTGGCAACATGCCTTGATCATGGAAGACACCCGCCAGGATTATGGCGAACGGCGCTTCAGAGCATTCGGCAGGATTGAAGACCGTCTTTTTGCCGTGGTGTTTACCACCCGTGACGATGCCCTGCATATCATGCAGTTTTAG
- a CDS encoding IS66 family insertion sequence element accessory protein TnpB produces the protein MAITSKWRQHIEAWQSSGLSQAEYCAGRQINVRTFAARLSDYRKLPKADSVALIPVQVEPSAAAVIVLTDAQGHRLELPASISASWVAELLRCLA, from the coding sequence ATGGCGATCACATCGAAATGGCGTCAGCATATTGAAGCGTGGCAAAGCAGTGGTTTGTCGCAAGCCGAGTACTGCGCGGGGCGGCAAATCAATGTTCGCACGTTTGCGGCGCGACTGAGCGACTATCGCAAATTGCCCAAAGCCGATTCAGTTGCCTTGATACCGGTGCAGGTTGAGCCCTCTGCGGCAGCCGTCATTGTCTTGACCGATGCCCAAGGTCATCGCTTGGAGTTGCCTGCTTCGATCTCGGCAAGTTGGGTAGCGGAGCTGTTGCGATGTCTGGCTTGA
- a CDS encoding ATP-binding protein — protein MSLAGVRSNRGDHYQTLIAFQWALSIYASDEYQWLEIDSTSLDAGGKTVSVDDIVIGCIDGSLICCQCKKNQKDFKPWLISDLGDELEKAAQFLADNQNSRVKFYSRNDFGALAKLREHARTQPNDKAYRQSLSSEHQKTDADLAKYLCNASGLTTYDWLQRTTFELSNEFEHAEELLKERLNNHVSNANTAFDVLWAKLDRLGARTYRSASSAQPSHRLTKADICEILEKSGATRVSPISQQELQHSFVNASAVGRHWRRDIAGKRLHIDTVDELIAAIESSDRSILVSGIPGSGKTCVLLELQEALENRADLASMFIQSREYANCLTPEARSAHGLPKDLVGVVGRMADRKPTVVIIDSLDVLSLSREYVVLSFFLAQIDRLLLIPNVTVIAACRDFDRKYDRHLAERSWDRTVSNKPLNWDVVVVPLISDCGIDPESLDLTTRSLLQNPRELAMFADIAKHTGGFNVTTSQALSRKYLETIVRNDPMLGDEAMVAIENIAGKMLKSRKLDVSRVQTQMSGDILQRLLSAEVLHENQSGNIEFGHQTLLDVLVVSGAERNEQPLKAFIEQLPAVPFVRPTIRAYVAYLAAGDRQSFRKQLRAVFDSEAAFHIKRLVAESFAEQIPQGDDWSLIKHLHNKHRELFNPLYMQAMSLEWHHFWLIYLVPYVFQERDGQSLVLHAKRIAQWKNADPSGVLNFWLLAMQQDWADRDQMAYTLAFELHDFDSSAEISAASLIETLLRFPHRDHDFFGHAVAHCIETGGGDDEMLWRYITGDIEEEDKQKYHFEKKLRCQYREFGKDDFLSQRMQESEHLLGLAINSVEDWSQICGAKYLSEKGWHDCFLLDTSYEKSHSRRDIGHASAETVLFKALEGAILHHAKHHTSWWQSNRQRLCCSKEGALRYFAILALSESPEHNIAEIKALVTDKDMLESRLSYEIGTLIAASFLFLDEQTQDTVQSSILTIRNDKDIKEHPWILTKCAELITVIPAHLRTPEAQTVLIGWEQSFGPCIRQQRIYSRGGWVSPPFTYERFFECTDAAVLRILAHYIEEGRSNWEHDFLVGGAEEVEGQLREATSRNPVRFMRMLSEYWRKIPDRFTDDILDGAATYLAYRFGNHHPSNNEWKPIDEPNPQVLASLILDELERHSAHWHDCRAAAKALEACANVIDDDQDASRLLFIAIGFLNFWEVENDWDDLIGVGINMARGKVAEAVMILATNWSEKCRQFPEILVPTLRRLARDPSSAIRALILRRLPYFQSYSPKLGWEIFHLALEDGDERLWVIAEPCLYYTYHNQFAQVSPILERIVTSTTGKSMEAWGRISALAAFLGHVSLNDFVARLCSLDSIDAWKGAASVWTHHENVAHHREQCFFGILKGLQQSGEIPISVAAEMSSLFRKNDPFTCVSLEIINLYFSAIEQKTTDQRFDLYGFDDWLNAISLNSPDEALATAERFTVFVRRSNHRLYDFGVFAQLLTRLFREAEEREESDQGVMLQRVIALQDSFLTIGVNGLQDWLRAAERP, from the coding sequence TTGAGTCTTGCTGGCGTTCGATCGAATCGTGGTGATCACTACCAAACATTAATCGCGTTTCAATGGGCGTTAAGCATCTATGCAAGCGATGAATATCAATGGTTGGAGATTGATTCAACTTCTCTGGATGCGGGTGGAAAAACTGTATCTGTCGACGATATTGTGATTGGTTGTATTGATGGCAGTTTGATTTGTTGTCAGTGTAAAAAGAACCAGAAAGACTTTAAGCCTTGGTTAATTTCTGACTTGGGCGATGAATTGGAAAAGGCCGCGCAATTCCTCGCGGATAATCAAAATTCTCGAGTCAAATTCTATTCGCGGAATGATTTTGGTGCTCTTGCAAAATTGCGAGAGCATGCAAGGACTCAGCCCAACGATAAGGCCTATCGCCAAAGCCTAAGCTCTGAGCATCAAAAGACGGATGCTGACTTGGCAAAATACTTGTGCAATGCATCTGGCCTAACGACTTACGACTGGCTTCAACGCACTACATTTGAACTTTCGAACGAATTTGAACATGCGGAAGAACTTTTAAAAGAGCGTCTAAATAACCACGTCTCTAACGCGAATACCGCATTTGATGTTTTGTGGGCAAAGTTAGATAGGCTTGGTGCTCGTACCTATCGTTCAGCTTCCTCCGCTCAACCGTCACATCGGCTAACAAAAGCCGATATATGTGAAATATTGGAAAAATCGGGTGCAACTCGAGTTTCACCAATTTCTCAGCAAGAGTTGCAACACTCATTTGTTAACGCTTCAGCAGTTGGTAGGCATTGGCGTCGCGATATCGCTGGCAAGCGCTTACACATCGATACTGTTGATGAATTAATTGCGGCTATTGAATCATCAGATCGTTCGATATTGGTCAGCGGAATTCCAGGTTCAGGAAAGACTTGCGTACTGCTTGAGTTGCAGGAAGCCCTGGAAAATCGCGCTGATCTAGCCTCTATGTTTATCCAGAGTCGAGAATATGCAAATTGCCTGACGCCAGAAGCTAGATCAGCACACGGTTTGCCGAAGGATTTGGTTGGTGTAGTTGGCAGGATGGCTGATCGAAAACCTACCGTCGTTATTATCGATTCACTCGATGTTTTGTCCCTATCGCGGGAATATGTTGTTTTATCGTTTTTCCTTGCTCAGATAGATCGCCTGCTATTGATTCCCAATGTAACAGTAATAGCAGCATGTCGAGACTTTGACCGAAAATATGACCGGCATCTTGCCGAGCGTAGTTGGGATCGTACTGTCAGTAATAAACCATTGAACTGGGATGTAGTGGTAGTGCCGCTAATCAGTGATTGCGGAATCGATCCTGAGTCGCTGGACTTAACAACTCGAAGCTTACTGCAAAACCCTCGGGAATTGGCGATGTTTGCCGATATTGCCAAGCACACTGGAGGCTTTAACGTAACGACTAGCCAGGCCCTTAGTCGAAAGTATTTGGAGACTATTGTTCGCAATGACCCAATGTTGGGTGACGAAGCAATGGTTGCTATCGAAAACATAGCTGGCAAGATGTTGAAATCCCGAAAGCTAGACGTTTCCCGTGTGCAAACCCAAATGTCGGGCGACATACTCCAACGGTTGTTAAGTGCAGAAGTGTTGCATGAAAATCAGTCCGGTAATATTGAATTTGGTCATCAAACCCTGTTGGACGTTCTGGTTGTCAGCGGTGCCGAACGAAATGAACAGCCCTTAAAGGCTTTCATAGAACAGCTTCCGGCGGTTCCCTTTGTTCGCCCGACAATTCGTGCGTATGTCGCCTATCTGGCGGCGGGAGATCGACAAAGCTTTCGTAAACAACTACGTGCTGTTTTTGATAGCGAAGCGGCTTTTCATATCAAGCGGTTAGTGGCGGAATCCTTTGCTGAGCAAATTCCGCAGGGCGATGATTGGTCATTGATCAAACATCTGCACAACAAACATCGCGAGCTTTTCAATCCGCTGTATATGCAAGCGATGTCTTTAGAATGGCATCATTTCTGGCTGATATATCTTGTCCCTTATGTGTTTCAGGAACGAGATGGGCAAAGTTTGGTATTGCACGCAAAGCGCATTGCACAATGGAAAAATGCCGATCCAAGTGGCGTCCTTAATTTCTGGTTACTGGCAATGCAACAGGATTGGGCTGATCGAGATCAAATGGCCTATACGTTAGCCTTTGAACTACACGATTTTGATTCAAGTGCAGAAATCAGTGCTGCATCGTTGATAGAAACGCTATTGCGCTTTCCACATAGAGACCATGACTTCTTCGGCCATGCCGTTGCACATTGCATCGAGACCGGCGGAGGTGACGATGAAATGCTTTGGCGTTACATCACTGGTGATATTGAAGAGGAAGACAAGCAAAAATACCACTTCGAAAAAAAGCTTAGATGCCAATATCGTGAGTTCGGAAAAGACGATTTTCTTAGTCAACGAATGCAGGAATCCGAACACCTATTGGGCTTAGCAATAAACTCTGTTGAGGATTGGAGTCAGATCTGTGGTGCAAAATACCTGTCAGAAAAAGGTTGGCATGACTGTTTTTTATTGGATACATCCTATGAGAAATCTCATAGTCGTCGAGACATAGGACATGCGTCAGCCGAAACAGTTTTATTTAAAGCTTTGGAAGGCGCAATTCTCCATCACGCGAAACACCATACAAGTTGGTGGCAGAGCAACAGACAGCGCCTTTGCTGCAGCAAAGAAGGAGCATTACGCTATTTTGCGATTCTGGCTCTGAGCGAATCGCCAGAACATAATATCGCCGAAATTAAAGCTTTGGTAACCGACAAGGACATGTTGGAATCACGTTTAAGCTATGAGATTGGGACATTAATTGCTGCATCTTTTTTATTTCTCGATGAACAAACCCAGGATACTGTTCAGTCATCAATCCTGACGATACGAAACGACAAAGATATTAAAGAACATCCCTGGATATTGACTAAATGTGCTGAATTGATAACGGTAATTCCAGCACATCTTCGCACACCGGAGGCACAAACAGTATTGATTGGCTGGGAACAATCATTCGGCCCTTGCATACGTCAACAGCGTATTTATTCACGGGGAGGTTGGGTTAGCCCCCCGTTCACATATGAGCGATTTTTTGAATGTACAGATGCCGCCGTATTGAGAATACTGGCTCATTATATCGAAGAAGGTCGCAGCAACTGGGAGCACGACTTTCTGGTTGGTGGCGCAGAAGAGGTGGAAGGGCAACTGCGGGAGGCTACGTCAAGAAACCCAGTCCGTTTTATGCGCATGTTAAGCGAATATTGGCGCAAAATTCCAGATCGTTTCACCGATGACATCTTAGATGGCGCGGCTACTTATCTTGCCTATCGCTTCGGAAATCATCATCCAAGTAATAACGAATGGAAGCCGATTGATGAACCTAATCCGCAAGTTTTGGCAAGCCTGATTCTTGATGAACTCGAACGTCATTCCGCACATTGGCATGATTGTCGGGCAGCGGCCAAAGCACTTGAAGCCTGCGCAAACGTAATTGATGACGATCAAGACGCGTCTCGATTGCTCTTCATAGCTATTGGCTTCTTGAATTTTTGGGAGGTGGAAAATGATTGGGATGATCTTATTGGTGTAGGAATCAATATGGCCCGTGGCAAGGTGGCTGAGGCCGTCATGATACTTGCGACTAACTGGTCAGAAAAATGTCGACAATTTCCTGAAATACTGGTGCCAACACTGAGACGTCTTGCTCGCGACCCCAGTTCGGCCATTCGCGCGTTAATTTTGCGTCGGTTACCTTATTTTCAAAGTTACTCACCTAAATTAGGTTGGGAAATTTTTCATTTGGCGTTGGAGGATGGTGACGAGCGCCTTTGGGTCATTGCTGAGCCCTGCCTTTATTACACTTATCACAATCAATTTGCGCAAGTATCTCCCATTCTGGAGCGCATCGTTACTTCCACAACCGGGAAATCAATGGAAGCTTGGGGACGAATTTCTGCCCTGGCGGCATTTTTAGGCCATGTTTCATTAAATGATTTTGTTGCCAGGTTATGCTCGCTCGATAGTATTGATGCTTGGAAAGGCGCGGCATCAGTGTGGACCCATCATGAAAACGTGGCACATCATCGCGAGCAGTGCTTTTTCGGGATATTGAAAGGTTTGCAACAATCAGGCGAAATCCCAATTTCAGTTGCTGCAGAAATGTCTTCGTTGTTTCGGAAGAACGATCCATTCACTTGTGTTTCTTTGGAAATTATTAATTTGTATTTTTCCGCAATCGAACAGAAAACAACCGATCAGCGTTTTGATCTGTATGGGTTTGACGATTGGCTGAATGCTATTTCTTTGAATAGCCCTGATGAAGCATTGGCCACAGCTGAGAGATTTACTGTATTTGTCCGACGTAGCAATCATCGCTTGTATGATTTTGGGGTATTTGCACAACTTTTAACGAGGTTGTTTCGAGAAGCAGAGGAGCGGGAAGAATCTGACCAAGGCGTTATGTTACAGCGTGTTATTGCCCTTCAAGATTCTTTCCTGACAATTGGTGTTAATGGTTTACAGGACTGGTTGCGCGCTGCGGAACGACCATAG